Genomic DNA from Magnolia sinica isolate HGM2019 chromosome 4, MsV1, whole genome shotgun sequence:
AGTTAGTCCTTCCTAGCTTTCGTACTTAAATTAAACACTGATCCGGACTGCATGAACTAAGTTTGAAACACATGCATAGAATGTGATAACTACTGAAATTTTCCTTGTCAGTCTGGATTTGGGTCTCTGTTAAAATTTGCTACTTTTTTAATTTGGATTCGTTCTTGTGGTTGTAGTTACGTTGATTGTGGTAGACATTTTGGATTAGTGTATGTTTGTATGATCCTGACTGCATGAACTAAGTTCGAAACACATGTATAGAATGCGACACATATTGAATTTTCCTTGTCAGTCTGGATTTGAGTCTCTGTTAAAATTTGCTACTTTTTTATTTGGATTCGATCTCGTGGTTGTAATGAGGTTGATTGTGGTGGACATTTTGGGTTTGTATATGTTTGTATGAGAATTCCTGCTTCGGAAATGGATGAAGGTGAAATAGGATTTGGAGAGCCAATCCCAAATAGCTGGgaaaaggctatgatgatgatgatgtgcttGATTTGTTGTCTAAAGCTGGGGTGAGCTTGAAATGGAatgcggtttttttttttttttttaaatatattcttCTCTGGCTTTAATTCAAGGATTTTGTCCCTGGTTATAGGAAGTGTTAGGAGTTTAATTGTAGAGGTTCTGGGTTATCAGTTTCATTTTGTCCTGTTTCGTTGTGTATTAGGATTAGGGTTGTGCTGATTTTATAGGATTTTTCATATAAAGCGCTGACTTTTAGACGGGGTGAATTTGGATGCTCATTGAAATTAGGAGGATAGGAAGATGAATGTCTAACAGGTTATTTTAGCATGTATACAATAGAAATTTGGTGTTTTAGGCTTCTAGCTGATTGCTGTAGAAAGGTCTTTTTCATTGTTACAGTGTAGATTCAGTAAATGGTTTGTGGACAGGACTTCTGTTGGGTTCAGATCAAGCTATCAGACTGCCCCATATTGGGAATTATTTTGGGCTCTCTGAAAATCTAAACTACTACCTTGATTGAGCAGACAGTGCATTCCTTTCCTCTTTGTTCTGCATATAGTAGAAAGGCTGAAGAGAACGAGTTCCCTAGAACTCGTCTATTTTTGTCCTTGTCTATTTCTTTGGTTGCTTGTCATTGTTCGTGGGTGTTTCTGCTGTTTATGAAATTTTACATCCCTAAATATAAAAAGGAACATTTAACATCTGCAAATACCAAACACCTGAGAACAACAGCAAATAGGAAAAAGTCAGAAACACCCTTGGATGCATTTGATACACAATAGAGCACTGGATTTGTCAGTCAGTCTTATGCTGTGGACTTCTGAACATGATTTAATTgcaaaattataagagataaatTTTGGTTACCCAGTAGATATGGGAAATGTCATGATTGTGCCTTCAATGTATACAAAGAAGAACCAGTCAGGAAAAGATTAATGACCTAAAAAACACACATGGATCTGACATCTTAACTGAAAGACAAGAAACCAACATGCCTccatagaaaaaaaaacaaaccatagTGGCATTTTCAATCATGATTCTCTCATTTCACTATCTGTTGTGTACTATGAAAAGTGCCCTGAAGTGACTAGTGAGCTAGAGAACTGGTGTTATCACGAACAGAGGCAGTGATAACATTATCTAATATTTGCATATGGTATGTTTGTGCACATGTTTATTCCTATATGCAACTAACTTGGACACAGTGGTTGCAATCTCATCTCTTGGGCCTGGTCTGCAGATATAAAATGGCATCCCAATTAAACTACAGTTGAATTACTCAGGTTCTCCAATGATCTTATTTGCATGTTTTGCTGCACTGCAACTAAATGATATACTGCATTTTTGAAGCAGTCATGTTCAGTGGCCAAGCTGAGTAATGAGAGATGTCTACTAGGGCTAGCATTGGGCCATTCTAACATGTCAGATGTCAAGGCCTAACCCATCTGAGCTGGGCTCTTAGCAGCCAAGGCCCAGGCATCCCATTTATGCTTGTCACAGGCAAGGCCTGGGCATGAATTGCGGGCCGATTTCTGTGTGACAGGCTAAGGCCAGCAACCATCTAGCACAAACCCTACCAATCCTCCCCTTGTCCAACATGTGCACTTAAGGCTCGCTCGTATTCACCAAGAAATTGAATTAGATTTTATGTAGTTGAATAAAATGTAAATGGCCAAATTGAAGTTACCTTAGTATTTTATTCATGGAGTAGCCTCTAATTTGCAATCGCTTTATGTTCTAGTTGGACTCAATAGAAATCCCTGCAATTTGAGGTCCACTTCTTCATTATGAATCCTATAAAGCATTTAGTCATTTTATTTGGTTAAACTTAATGATTGCAACTAAATTCATTTGTGCATCTAAAAGTGTGCCGATAGAGCTGAGCCACGCTTGGGTAACTTGCGCTTGGTACCTGCCAAGGTTACTTCTACAAACCAAGAGCCACGTGGGTGAAACTGTCATgagatccactctgttcatcaggcACATTGCCTCATGTTAACCATTGAACACAACGATGATCATCCAAACTTAAAATAGgtcacgccacaggaaacagtttgggatggaacacccaccattagttttgtgtaggacACACTGCTGTTTTTTTTATACCATCCTATACATTCATATGATATGCCTCATCAGGGTGAAAGAATTACCCGACAATTACACTATCATAAAACCTAGACGGGCCATGCCACAGAATTTAGTGGTTTTAGGTAGAATGTTTTTGGGGTCGCCCACCCGAGTGTTGAATCATCCTGATTTCTGGAATCAAGGCCTAAAAAGGGGTGGTGCatgtgatggatggcatgaattttATGTGTGTTAATTCATTTCTTCCGTGCTAGTGAAAGTAAACCTGGTGGGTACTTGGCAAGAGGTACCCAAGTGTTTCCGTGACAATAACTTGTGAGTGTGGTCAGATTATGTTTAGGGACATCTGTTTCTTGTAGGAAACTGGTAGCATTTCACTGGATAGCAACATTTAAAGGGTGTTAGTGGACGTTTGTGTTTTCCATATAAAGTTACCTCGAGTTTTCCATCTCAATTTTCTCCTGATGGTTTCCAGCATGCTACTTTCAAACTAAAATTAAGAGAGATATTTCCTAGATTTAGTAACCAGATTGATGTAGTGCATTGTGTATGTCTGCAGAAGTGATTGGCTAAGGCACTGGTGGTTTAATCATCCATCATTTGCAGCTTGTCATCACCCAAGCTGTATTGGTGATGTGAACgttttatcttgtgcacacaccgAGATTTCCTCTGTTGTGAATGGAGAGAACGTAGCTTATATTTGGGAATACACAGTTTTACACGAAGATGTTGCATTCTAGTGCATGTGAATGATTCACTTCTAAGTCGTCATGGGGAGGTGAATTCTGACAAGCTATGCCTCTCTCAGATGCAGCAACATACATGCATGCGATCTTGTCAAAGTCATTGTCCTTGATTTGGATGGAGTATATATCATACCAATTGGATGATATAACCATCCGATTGGTGGTCATCAAATCAGACTATTGAAAAGAAAATGGCCAGAGGTCCAAATTCAACAGACAGAATCAGATGGTTAAGGTTTGTCCATTCTATTTGACTTTCTGGTTGTGCTTCATCTACAACAGACTCCTCAGTTTGGGTGTTTGAGGAGTACATGCATGCATGAACAGGTATCAACGATAAGTCGTTTTGCCTTAGTGAGGTTCAGCTTGCTTGATAGCACCTAGAAACCTGCATTTATCTCCCCTTAGATGCGCTCGGGTGGCTGATAACACCCAGAAATCATTGTCCTTGATTTGATGGGGGTATATATCAAACCGAGTGGATGATGTAACCATCCAATAGGTGGTCATCAAATAAGGCTAGTGAAAAGAAAATGACCAGTGGTCCAAGTTCAACAGTCAGAATCAGATGGTTAAGGTTGTCCATTCTGGTTGATTTTCAGGTTGTGCTCCGCAATGGAGCCCTCAATTTGGGTGTTTTGAGAATTATGTGCATGCATGAAGCATAAGTCGTCGTGCCTTAGTGAGGTTCAACTTGCCTGATAGCATCTAGAAACCTGTATTTATCTCCCCCTTGATGCACCCGGGTGCCTGATAGCACCTGGAAATCATtgtcattgattttttatttttttattttttgttagcttgttagtacacccactgtcagttcacacttcactgttagccacccccactagggatcgataccaagacctcagggttgaaacgaggtatctttcactcagtccttGATTTGGATGGGGGTATATATCATACCGATTGGATGATGTAACCATCCAATAGGTGGTCATCAAATAAGACTATTGAAGAGAAAATGGCCAGAGGTCCAAATTCAACAGGCAGAATCAGATGGTTAAGGTTGTCCATTCTGCTTGATTTTCAGCTTGTGCTCCATCCACAACAGAGCCCTCGATTTGGGTGTTTGAAAATTACATGTACGCATGAACACGTATGAACAATAAGTCGTTGTGCCTTAGTGAGGTTCAGCTTGCTTGATAGCACCTGGAAACCTGCATTTATCTCCACCTCGATGCTCCTAAGTTCAGAATGTAATTTGTTGAAATCTTGACCTCAATGCGCAAGATGTTCCTTATTTTGTCTATGATCTGTAATTGTAATGAACATTCTATAATCCTCTTTTAGGTTTGGGGGCGTACTccagtggtaccagtaccactaTAAGCTATGGTGGTACCAGGCTGAGGTGGGGccaacttgatttttatgtaaCATCCAACTCGTCCATCAGACATGTTGCCTTAATAAACAtacaaaggtgaaaaaatcaggccaatccaaaactcaggaggTCCACAGCAAAGGGAACATTTTGGGGGGAGACCCAcatttgtttttgtgtgtgtgtgtgtattggatAGAGGCCATTCAAagcgatccaaaactcaggtgggtcacagcaAAGGGAACAATTTGGGGGGAGACCCAAAATTGATGTTTTAGGGGTGCCCACCAAGTTGTGCATATTGGATAGAGGCCATTCAGACCCTTCATCTGGCCTATATGAAGGCTCGGGCCAAAACTCTGGAGGTTTTGCTACTCAAGTGGGCCTCggtgaaaatcaagggtgagaATTTGCTCCCAACTTATTCCATGTGCCCGGGCCGCATGGGTGttggattgagttgatttttgggaCCTAAGGGTTTATTGAGGTGACGAATCTGatagacagattggatgttacataaacatcacatgggtcccacatcagCCTTGTACAACTGAAAGCTTACAGTGGTACCAGTGCCACTGGAGTGAGTCCCTTgattttgtaatagtttatatCTTCTGTACCTTTCCCATACCATGTTTGGAATCTGAAAATTACTTGAATGTTTTCCTCTTTGAACTTTTTTTCTCACGTTAGCCTGCAAAATACTGGTGTTACAATGTACTTTCTTGTCTCACTTTTTAGCTACTTTATTTACATTTTGTACTAATTTGGTTCTTTGATACTTGCCTTGCTCGACCACTTCCTGATGCAGTGATGACGCAAACAAAAGGTCTCAAAGAAGTAAAGATTTTAAAGATAATGACAAGGGTTTCAGCACTTCCTTCCAAGATAGGAGCTCAAGCTGCAAATTTCTTTCTTTGAAACTGGTCCTAGTTATTATTATATGCGGAACTTTCTTGACAGTGCTCCATTCACCCACATATGAAAATGATCGTCTCACAAATCCTCTTTCCCAGTAtgttctatttttagatttttcctatGCATCTTGCTTGACACTTGCTACCACTGCCTGAATTTTTGGTCTGCTCCAGTTTTTTCAGGGATAGGTTTTCCTTTGATGGGTTTTGTTAGAAGCAACCAAAATACTTGTTGGAGGCAAATAATTGGATAGCCTTGTTGTTATCATTACTGGAGCGTTTGGATCGttagttgcttaagataagctacttattacacaagtagcttatcttatttTCTACTTatcaagaagataagtatgtttggcaaacaacatacttatcagcttctcctctctttcatctctcctgaTGCCTCTTTTCAGCAACTTATGAAcagtagaaaaactaaaaaatttaactgaagtgattgtgtacttttaagtaaaaaagttacttgtaactaatcataaaccaaacttatctgaaataaatCACTTATAtattgctgtaagtagaaaaagtaacttattcagtggtatccaaacgggccctaaatgacTACTCTGCCCATATTTTTCTGGGAAATGACTTTTATATCCTGACATTTTGGATCCCTatgaaaatggaatggacggatAGATACCCAAAAAACAAAGATATTGCTTGTAACCATAGAGGAATGTTACTATAACACACGTACATTGTACACGTGGAACTTATGCGTCGCAATCAGGAGCATTGATTTGTGGCCACCATATACGTGGGTTATATCCAAAAAGACAAGGCCATAGACTTGTGGAAGccacatgatgagtggcccaGAAAAGGGACAGTCAGCTCAAAACAGACCGACAGTCTGCACTCAATGAGCAAAAATCACAGCAACTGGATTTGAGCTAAACCTTCCAGCTACTGCAATGCTATGTGAAATATGTCACTTAtatactgctgtaagtagaaaaagtaacttttttggtggtatccaaacgagccctaaatGACTACTCTGCCCATATTTTTCTGGGATCCTatgaaaatggaatggacggatAGATACCCAAAAAACAAGGATATTGCTTGTAACAATAGAGGAATGTTACTATAACACACGTACATTGTCCGTGTGGAACTTCTGCGTCGCAATTAGGAGCATTGATTGGTGGCCACCATGTACGTGGGTTATATCCAAAAACACAAGGCCCACCACTGCACACGTTTACCACATATATGGTGAGGATGGAGTTGCATGGAGCTATGACGTGTACAGAAAATTAAAATTCTTCATCATCGTGTTAATCTCAAGAGCCAAAATAGGACTTATACCGTTTTATTTCTAATTGAAGCTCATATTCACTTAGATTAGGACTTAACAACTAACCTATAAACCACttaccatgttttttttttttttttcctgagagATAAGTTACCACTTTTTTATGCTGCCTACAACTCCAATTTCTTAGTAGCTTAGTGTAAGTCCTCTGCTTACGAGGCCTACCTTACGAATGTCTCTCAAGTTTGGAATTTATCTGTCTCCTATTTGCATCATAATTTCTCTCGCTTGTCAATCTACTAAGCTTATCAAGAAATGCAGGTCAAGATTCGTTGATGTGGGGTGGCTATGGGAGAGGGCCCTTGCTGATTCACGTTATGCATCGCATGTAGATGTTAATTGGGCTCAAATTTCAAAAATTGTCAACCAACTTGCTGACAATAAAAATGGACAGCTGGAAATCGGCTTATTAAATTTCAATGGTAGTGAGATCAACCACTGGCAGCAGGTTGTGCCAGGTACCCACTGTGTCATCCTTCACCTGGAGTATGCTAGGAATAATATTACTTGGGAGGATCTATACCCGGAATGGattgatgaggaagaagaatCTGAGGTGCCCATTTGCCCATCTCTACCTGAGCCTGAGGCAGTGAAAAAACCACAACTTGATCTTATAGCTGTCAAGCTTCCCTGTCGTCGGTGGTCAGTAAATTGGTCGAGAGACGTTGCTCGGTTACATCTGCAGCTTGCAGCTGCGAAGCTTGCTGCTTCTGCGAAGGGAAACCACCCAGCGCATGTGATCTTTGTTACTGATTGTTTCCCTATTCCGAACCTCTTCATGTGCAAGGAACTTGTTGTCCGTGAAGAAAATACATGGATGTACAAGCCCAACCTGAGAGTATTGAGGGAAAAGCTTCGGCTTCCAGTTGGATCGTGTGAGCTTGCAGTCCCACTCAAGGCCAAAGGTCAGTTTTCTAGTATTCTTTTATTTGTGTGGCAAGCCAGTTCGGCCCTTTTTGTTAAGGCTATGTTTGGATACCATGGATTCCACGTCCAAATATGCTGTAAGTAAAAATATACAATTTCAATCTAACATTTGCTAGGCCTGATAAAtttatgtggacccacctttgtaaTTCATTTGGTGGGTCCTGTGGTGGGTGGAAGTAGCCCCAAAGGTCTTCCCCATCAAATGATCTTATCAATTTAACTGAGGTCCTTTATTAAATGTGTACCTTTGtaattcatatggtgggcccttcggTGGGTGGGAAGTAGCCCAAGGTCTTCCCCATCAAATGATCTTAACAATTTAACTTAGGTCCTTAATTAAATGTGTACCTTTATTGCAATTTTCATTGGGTGGATAGGATAATTTCACAAGGGATATGTTAGCGCATGTCTAGGGCTGCAGCTGGACTGGGCTGGGTTTGTCTAGCAAGTCCAAGTCCATCTTGCTTCGCGCCAGGTTTGGGCTGAGCCCTCGAGGCCCATGGTTTGGACCTGGGCCTAAGGTATAGACCCAGTAACTAGTTGGCCTAGCTTACAGCTGGCTAAGGGCCAGGCATGACTAACTGATTTAACGCTAGTGGGCGAGTACTGGCTGGTGGGCCAGGCCAAAGTCTGATTCCCTATCTCATGGGCCTGGACACAGGTCCTTAGCTGGTGGGTTGGACCTGAACATATGTTGGCCCAGCCTAGCTTGCCCAGCTGCCATCCTAGGTATGTCCCATCCCCTGATAGATAGGGCCCACTAGATTCACAGCATAGGAACACCTAGTcatgcaaaaaagaaaataaatgttCTTCCAATTGAGCATCTGCTAGTAGAGAGGATTTAGATCTCCCTGCATGTCGGTAAATGATGGCAAGTTCATCACCGTGCCACACCAACTTGCTTATCTAGCCACTTTCTGAATCTTGAAATGATCTCTGGTAATTACATTTGCTAGAAAACTGAATGGATTCATCTGTTGCTAATACCTGGAAAACCATATGCATTATcagtttttttttctaattttagtaaCCAAATTTGATTGATGGGTGAACTAATTATTATTTCTGTGACATAACTGTTCTTTCTTTCAAAGCTGTTTAAGAATTTCAAGTGTCATTTTATTCTCATGGGAAATTATTACTTATAATTAGTTCCATGAACAGAGAGGTCCTACTTAGGAACTGCACATCGGGAGGCATACGCGACCATACTCCATTCAGCACACGTATATGTCTGCGGTGCAATCGCTGCAGCCCAGAGCATCCGCTTAGCAGGCTCTACAAGGGACCTTGTCATACTTGTTGACGAGACAATCGGTGAGTATCACAGAGGGGGCCTCGAAGCTGCTGGGTGGAAAATTCGGACGATCCAAAGGATCCGGAATCCAAAGGCAGAGCGGGATGCGTACAACGAATGGAACTACAGCAAGTTCCGGCTGTGGCAGCTGACTGACTACGACAAGATAATATTCATCGATGCAGACCTGCTCATCTTGAGGAATATTGACTTCCTATTTGGGATGCCAGAGATAACAGCCACTGGCAACAATGCTACGCTCTTCAACTCAGGTGTGATGGTAATTGAGCCCTCCAACTGTACTTTTCAGCTGCTGATGGATCACATTAACGAGATAGAATCTTATAACGGAGGCGATCAGGGATATTTGAACGAGATCTTCACATGGTGGCAtcgaattccaagacacatgaaCTTTTTGAAGCATTTCTGGATAGGTGACgaggaggagaagaaagagatgaaGACCCGTCTGTTTGGAGCAGATCCGCCCATCCTTTACGTCCTTCACTATCTGGGTAATAAGCCTTGGATATGTTTCCGGGACTACGACTGCAATTGGAACGTGGATATATTGCAGGAGTTTGCGAGTGATATTGCGCATGCAAGGTGGTGGAAAGTGCACGACACAATGCCAGAGAATCTGCAGAAGTTCTGCCTGCTGCGGTCAAAGCAGAAAGCGGCTTTGGAGTGGGACCGGAGGCAGGCTGAGAAGGGGAACTACACAGACGAGCATTGGAGGAGGAATATAACAGACCCGCGTCTGAAGACTTGCTTTGAGGAATTCTGCTTCTGGGAGAGCATGTTGTGGCATTGGGGAGAGACGAATTGGACAGACAACGGCACTGTTCCTGCAACTCCCCAGGTGACGACTGCATCTCTCTCTAGTTTGtaatttcactctctctctctctccatatatcttctttttttatatatagatgGGTACCGAATGGAGTTAGGTACGCCTTTGAGTGAGTTTCAATTAATGATGCCTTGATACTTCAAAATGGAATGTATCCATGATGATTCATTTGCTTCTTTAAATTGGTATCATTGATTCTTTTGTCAATATTCTTCTTGCATAAGTCTTGCTTTACATGTCGCAAGGGTACATCTGTTCCTTTATTTCCTTACGAAGTTTCCTCCTCCATCTTCAAGCTTAATGTGTACTGTTTGGATGTTCACCAAATCATTGTgcggttttttttatttatttatttttccttttatgaAAGATGACTGATTTTATTAAAattccccccctccccccccaaaaaaaaaaaaagcctacagCCCAACAAAGCACCTTCCCTTTAGCTATTTGAAAACACCCGTTCTGCCTAGTTACAAGAAGTCCCCTCTCTGTTCATAACGACCAGGTGTCTGCTAGTAAAGCCAAAGGCCATAAAATATTTCTCCTTTCCCTCTGAGCCCTTAAGGCAGTGCCTCCATTTACATAcaaccccacccccccccccccccccaaaaaaaaaaaaagaaaagaaaataaaaagaaaataaaaaaagaaaataaaaaggaaaagaagaagaagaagaagaagaaagaaaaggcttGCATTGTTCCTGTCATCACACTCGCAATTTCGAACAAGAATAAAAAAATCGGCCCAGCAACTCTCACGTATAGTCGCAATGCAGAAACAGATGGTCCACAGTATCTTCATTTTGAAGACAAACAATGCAGATGTTAGTTATTGGAAAATGTCTCCATTGCAGATGGTTGATGGTTAAGATTTTACCCTTTCCCACTAGCCGTAGCCATCTAAAGTCGACAACCCTAGGGGTGCTCCCTACGGGTGAAATTATTACTGCGAAGCATATAAGATATCCTTTTTCCCCATTTGGGACCAGCCTAGAAGTGTTTGGGTGCCCAATACCCTATGTGTGGGCATGTTGGTTCTCTCCACAATCAGTAGTGACCTGACCCTAGTTGCATggtccttctaactaggtgccacTTTTGCTTTAAATTGTGGTTCGACTTGCGTTCCCACTCTTCTTAATACTTGCTAACTATCTAGGCACCGCTCTTTCTTTAAATTTTGGTTCGACTTTAGTTGCACGATCCTTCTAAGTAGCTGTTTTACTTGCTTACATGTCAAATTGATGCTTCCTGCCCCAGCTTCACTTCATGCTTTGTGCAGCTATAGATCTGGGAATGGTTCCTACAAATCAAGGGGACGAAGCGATGTGGGTACATGCCTAAACATGATGTAACTATATTTCATGGTTTGGCTTTGACATTCTTATTCAGTCGATTCTATTTTAGTTGCACTGTCGCCAAGTTCATGTATTTGATCATATTGATGTTTCTGTTAAGCTTCCTACCCATGATTTTCAGATTTAGGTGGACACAGAACCATGATCATGTGTATCGACTACCACCAAAAATCAAGTGTATAAACCATCCTGCTCTGTACCTGCACACATCCAATCTCTCTGTCATGCTGAAGTGGCACATTTAGCATGTTGGTGTTTGACTGTACTTGTGTAGGGAGCATCCTAGCTTGACTGTTTGAAAAGCTTTTCTTCACCATGCAACCCAACCCACCTTGAAAAGCTCACATCCTTATAAGAGAGATTCAAAACTTAGGTCAGACACTTGCAACCCATCTAAACCCGAACTAAAACTCATCAGAGGAACCCTACCCCAGTCTAAACTCTTAAGACCCAACCACACCATGGGCATATGCTAGTTTTTCTCTGGTCAGCTAGCTGAAACCAATTCAAATAAACATAACCATTCAAAAAAGGGTATGgagcaaggtattctgtaacggtaacaTTGGCTGTAACGGCTATTATAGTCTTTTTCTTTCATTGAAAAAAGACAcacaaaaaacaacaaaaacaaaaccaGAATGGACCGTTATGGCCTTTCCAGGGGGTGTAATAGGCCGTTATGAAGGtgtaacgtgtaacagttgccat
This window encodes:
- the LOC131242583 gene encoding putative UDP-glucuronate:xylan alpha-glucuronosyltransferase 3 isoform X1; this encodes MERKISLWVYDVLPCCNWNKMRGALNTLPSPVEARHRLPGSTDDANKRSQRSKDFKDNDKGFSTSFQDRSSSCKFLSLKLVLVIIICGTFLTVLHSPTYENDRLTNPLSQSRFVDVGWLWERALADSRYASHVDVNWAQISKIVNQLADNKNGQLEIGLLNFNGSEINHWQQVVPGTHCVILHLEYARNNITWEDLYPEWIDEEEESEVPICPSLPEPEAVKKPQLDLIAVKLPCRRWSVNWSRDVARLHLQLAAAKLAASAKGNHPAHVIFVTDCFPIPNLFMCKELVVREENTWMYKPNLRVLREKLRLPVGSCELAVPLKAKERSYLGTAHREAYATILHSAHVYVCGAIAAAQSIRLAGSTRDLVILVDETIGEYHRGGLEAAGWKIRTIQRIRNPKAERDAYNEWNYSKFRLWQLTDYDKIIFIDADLLILRNIDFLFGMPEITATGNNATLFNSGVMVIEPSNCTFQLLMDHINEIESYNGGDQGYLNEIFTWWHRIPRHMNFLKHFWIGDEEEKKEMKTRLFGADPPILYVLHYLGNKPWICFRDYDCNWNVDILQEFASDIAHARWWKVHDTMPENLQKFCLLRSKQKAALEWDRRQAEKGNYTDEHWRRNITDPRLKTCFEEFCFWESMLWHWGETNWTDNGTVPATPQLHFMLCAAIDLGMVPTNQGDEAMWVHA
- the LOC131242583 gene encoding putative UDP-glucuronate:xylan alpha-glucuronosyltransferase 3 isoform X2; its protein translation is MERKISLWVYDVLPCCNWNKMRGALNTLPSPVEARHRLPGSTDDANKRSQRSKDFKDNDKGFSTSFQDRSSSCKFLSLKLVLVIIICGTFLTVLHSPTYENDRLTNPLSQSRFVDVGWLWERALADSRYASHVDVNWAQISKIVNQLADNKNGQLEIGLLNFNGSEINHWQQVVPGTHCVILHLEYARNNITWEDLYPEWIDEEEESEVPICPSLPEPEAVKKPQLDLIAVKLPCRRWSVNWSRDVARLHLQLAAAKLAASAKGNHPAHVIFVTDCFPIPNLFMCKELVVREENTWMYKPNLRVLREKLRLPVGSCELAVPLKAKERSYLGTAHREAYATILHSAHVYVCGAIAAAQSIRLAGSTRDLVILVDETIGEYHRGGLEAAGWKIRTIQRIRNPKAERDAYNEWNYSKFRLWQLTDYDKIIFIDADLLILRNIDFLFGMPEITATGNNATLFNSGVMVIEPSNCTFQLLMDHINEIESYNGGDQGYLNEIFTWWHRIPRHMNFLKHFWIGDEEEKKEMKTRLFGADPPILYVLHYLGNKPWICFRDYDCNWNVDILQEFASDIAHARWWKVHDTMPENLQKFCLLRSKQKAALEWDRRQAEKGNYTDEHWRRNITDPRLKTCFEEFCFWESMLWHWGETNWTDNGTVPATPQL